The Acidimicrobiales bacterium genomic interval TGCTTGAGACGATCCCCGGGATCAGTTCCTTGGCGAGGTGCGTCTTCTCCAGGTAAGCGCACGCCCCGGCCCGCAGCGCCTGCGCGGCCATCTGGTCGGCGCTGAAGGCCGAGAGCACGATCACCTGCGAGCGCGGCGCGACCTCCAGGATGCGCGGCAGCGCTTCGAGACCGTCCATGACCGGCATGGCCAGGTCGAGCAGGACGAGGTCGGGGTCGCAGCGCGCGGCGTGCCCGATCGCGTCGCGCCCGTTGGGTGCCTCGGCGACGACGTCGAAGCGTCCGTCGGCTTCGAGCGTGCGTCGCACCACGGCGCGCACGATCGGGGTGTCGTCGACGACCAGGACGCGCAGCCGCAGGGAGAACATGCGTCAGGACCGCGACGGGATCTGGAAGCTGGGCTGGTCGCGCCGCAGGTCGCCGGCGGTGAATTCATCGTCGGTCTTCGCGTGTTCGAGCAGGTTGGTCACAATGGCGCGCGCCGACTGGAGGGTCGAATCGAGCGCGTCGCGGGCGAGTTGTTCGTCGTG includes:
- a CDS encoding response regulator, yielding MFSLRLRVLVVDDTPIVRAVVRRTLEADGRFDVVAEAPNGRDAIGHAARCDPDLVLLDLAMPVMDGLEALPRILEVAPRSQVIVLSAFSADQMAAQALRAGACAYLEKTHLAKELIPGIVSSMEERVIEVGGTSDHAPFHA